A region from the Chitinophaga sp. Cy-1792 genome encodes:
- a CDS encoding Crp/Fnr family transcriptional regulator, with product MSKEIFFQQIRKYYPISAEAAADWDALLRPRIYGKHDYLIKEGQVPGKVSFICKGLAYQSYFPDEGEMIIKYFFPENRFAASVVATMTQTPSRFSIIAIEETEVLEYDFASFRKLVERHNDLALFYINYLEKHWVIEKEPLEISFRTDTAAKRYEGFLETYKPILSRLKKYHIASYLGITATQLSRIIAGK from the coding sequence ATGAGTAAGGAGATTTTCTTTCAGCAAATCCGGAAATACTACCCCATATCAGCCGAGGCAGCAGCAGACTGGGATGCATTGCTGCGGCCACGAATTTATGGGAAGCATGATTACCTCATCAAAGAAGGTCAGGTACCGGGCAAGGTATCTTTTATCTGTAAAGGGCTTGCCTATCAATCCTACTTTCCGGATGAAGGTGAAATGATAATAAAATATTTCTTCCCGGAAAACAGGTTTGCAGCCTCTGTGGTAGCCACCATGACCCAAACTCCCAGCCGATTCTCTATTATAGCGATAGAAGAAACGGAAGTACTGGAATATGATTTTGCCAGTTTCAGAAAACTGGTAGAGCGTCATAACGACCTCGCACTTTTTTATATTAACTATCTCGAAAAACACTGGGTAATCGAAAAAGAACCACTGGAGATTTCCTTTCGCACGGACACTGCCGCTAAGAGATATGAAGGTTTCCTGGAAACCTACAAGCCCATCCTTTCCCGTTTAAAAAAATATCATATAGCATCTTACCTTGGCATAACCGCCACACAGTTAAGCCGGATAATTGCAGGAAAGTAA